The Erigeron canadensis isolate Cc75 chromosome 1, C_canadensis_v1, whole genome shotgun sequence genome segment CACAACCACCGTCCAGACACCATTAAACATTTAAACATCAAGATCTATAACCCTAGATAAGATTTTCGGACCTAAATGAACCAAGATATATAACCCGTGAAGGGGCTGGAGGTGGTGGCGGGGTTTCCCGACGGCGATGGCTTTTTTTGCCGGTGCGTTTTTTTAGTGAAGAAAGGATGAAGATATGTACATAAATACACTGAAAATGAGCATTCATATTGTCTCTGATgataaatagatagattttaCGACTTGGTTTCCGTTTAcaatattagttttattagGGATTGATGTAGGGATCGGGACAGatagattactttttaaaaattagattTTATCTCATAGTtacttttgatgaaaaaatattCAGATTTTCTATGAATGATGGCTGTAAAGCAAAATTAGGTTTGTAGTTGGAATTTTGTGATTTTTTCcccattttaatttggtttgtaTCTAATTCTTTCCATtctgatatataaatattatatattttttctaatatatCATCTAGTCAGATTTCCATGGAAGCATTTTTAATGACTGTGGCATGATAAACGGATGTTGGATGTTAAAATCTAACGATATTTCCTTTATTgagaatttttttgaaatgaaatccttttaatagacgaaaactaaataagttctcattattaagaattttgagtaaatatattatctttttatgaatttttcccttCTTTTTTCTCTCAATAAGATATGTGGATCGTTTTTGGAGTCCAACAAGTTGCATTTTCCACACATTCCTTGAAAATTTATCCTTGTTTTCATCTCGACGTCGAAGGTGGCTTGAATCATATCCGAAAGATTGAATCAAGATCAATTCATTGTCATACGCTCTTCGTGAATTTGGATCCGAAAGAACTTGATAGGCTTCCTGTATCTCCACAAACTGCTTAGTGCATTCCTCTCTGATGGAGGGTGGACAAACATCAGGGTGGAGTTGCAATGCTTTAGCACGGTACGCCTTCTTGAGATCTTCGGAAGTAATGTCTTGGgattctaatgaaagaagttgATAAAAATTCTTTCTTTGTATTATGGGCGACTCTTTGATCCTGCATGATATAATTTTGTTGTTCTTGATGTGGTAATTCATGTTTCCATCTTTATAATTAAACATACCCTTTTTATGTGACACAATGTTCATCTTTAAAGAGGCCATGCGTGTAATTTGCACTTGAGTTTGCGTTTATTGGCTTGAGAAAAagagagttatatatatatatatctatgatgGTCAAGTGTGTGAAGAACAGAATGAATTATGGGATAGAAGAGGTCATGACTCTTctgtatatataatcaaattttggATGACAGATGTGACTATGCGACAATATGACTAACGAGTTAGAATTTGTTTTTTACACCATTGCCTAAATTTGAACCTCTTAGGTGGATTCATGATTTTTGCTTGTAGGAATTGATAACCAGAGATAAAAGTACATCGGTGTATGTTCATGTTTTAAGATAATAACAAAATGGTGTattcagaaaatatatttatttacaaataaACCTCTACGGTGATTTTTTGTTCAAACATCAAAGTAAATACAAAACCAAACATACCATAGATGAGATCATAAATAATGATTAGCATACAAGAATTTAAAGACTCTAGAATTTAAATATGGATCAAATCCCATAAATGTAATGCAATgtagatatatatgatatgatgataaacTTAGgcaacttttgatttcaatgaGGTCTTCCATGACAAACGTTGCAAAATATTCCACATCCCACTTGCAGTCGTCTGCTGTGCCTGTATAGCAAAACAAAAAGAATGGCAAGTAGTGATTAATAGAATGATATTAATCAAGGAAACCAAAACCAATAACGTTGTAGagcttaaaaaatatttacctcAACTCCCTTGTTGGATTTTTCTCCACCTTTGGCTGTGATCTCGGAGACTTGTTCTCCTCCATCCATCAGACCACCGTATTGTATGGGTATATACTCAGGCTTTATGTACCTGAATAATCATGACCCCCAAGCAATCAATTAATGTTTAGGAATGTGTAGGAGATTTCAATAAaggaaaataattaagaatgtGTATATACTTACTTGCAGAGTGTTTCAAAAACTTGTCCTCGCTTGCCCAATTTCAACAAACTATCTCCTCCGAATAAAAAAAACACGTGAACAATATTCTCCGAATAAAGAAAAGCACGAGAATATACCAAGGTTCATTAATGGCTATCTACATATTGAAAGGTAATGTATACATAGTTAGAGGCTAAGTGTCGAAGATATACCTAGTAATTAGTAGTAGTAAAAAATATTGTAGGCATGTATGGTACAGTACCGTATAAGAAACCATTCCTGggtaataattatttattaaaattttgtagaGATCATAATCAGCATCCATAAGCTCCTCTGTCGGGATAGTTGAATAATCGTAAGCGGCTACAACAGAGTTAATCCGTCCAGGGTGCATCCTGATTCCCCTCTCAAGTACTTGCAATCTCCATTTATTAAACTTGTCAATCTTTTTATCAGTTTCAAGTAGTTTACGGCTCAAGTGTTGGTAAGTATTCAAGGGGGTATAATCGTTGTAGTAAACCGGGTGGCCTTGTCTGTCAAACCCGTGAATGTAAGTCGTGACATTTTCAAGTTGTTTGAACTCGGGAAATTGCTATTCAAGGATGTCAACATCTCCAAAGAAGTCTTTGCGCCAAGAAAGACAATCGATGAGCATGTCGTAAGAATCTTGGACCCTAAACTCTGTTGCTTCGAGGAACTTGAAGAGGATTACATCTGCTGCTTGTGATGGGTTGGCAATTAGCGGGATTCCCCCACAAAGACACCGGTTCTTCTTCGTCGTTCTTGAACCTGCAACCGAGCATGTCTTTGAGTTCTTCGACGGCTTTCTTTTCCGAGATATTCATCACCAAGTCTTTCGCGTCTTCCATTGATAACCTAAACTTATACAGAGAGGGTACGTACATataaattaatacaaaaaacaataaaaactatttacgtatatatatatatatatatttatatatgaatttgACGTTCCTACGTACATACAAATCATTGTCAGTTTTATTAAGTCTAAGAGTAACCGTTTAAGATTAAAGACAGAATTTGTACCTGGAAAGCACAGCCCAAACTTCAAAAACCAAATTGATCgaacttttattatattattgtagGGTTAGTTTACCAGTATGGTTTACCTTTATAGGCAAACAAAGAAGcaatttgaatttgaatcaaATAAGGTTTCATTTTCATACGTATACATGGAATATATATGGAATGTTATGTTATACGAGTAGCTTCACTTGGTAGAAAgttttatagtaataataatcgAGAAGTAATTCTAGTTTTAAATAGTTACAATATCTTTATCTaccaatttttattaaaaacaggATTGATATTTTTTCTACGTACCAATTTACTATTGTAAAACAAGATGGATGTTTTTGTGGGTGACACATTGACACATGAGGTAATCTCTAATCGACATGTCTTTTTGTCTCTGTTTAATACAACTATTTTTTATGAGAAAATCTTTGTAATATCACAATGTccatatataacatattaaatttattaaatctttGTATATCGACATCTATGAAAATGGATAAGTTTTACTTTGATGGAGACAACGGCAAAATATGTTCTTGGTCTGTCCgttatttataaaagttctattatatcaataattaatatttaccaatgtatttaattatgacatttaaataaattaacttaTATGTATAGATGGAAGGTATGACATACTATTATTCATAGAAACAATAACTCCCGTAACAAAATTATTACCGACCATTTATCTTCTTTGTATGGATAAATCTTAGATACAATAAGCAAAACAAGcttcatatattaatattaataatttaaattaaataagacAATTTGTGATACCGCTTTAAATCTTTAATAGTTAATCTACCGCTATAATATAACTTATCGATCAATCACAAAGTATTAACATTAATATAACGTTTCACATAATGTAAACATTAACATgggctttttatttttagtacacaatatatatacatagcaTAATTCATCTAAACAAGTTAATTTAATTCAATAGATAATCACAGAAACAAGAAACAAGCAGAAACAGTGTAGTTTTCAAGAATTAATATATGgctctttattatattattcaGATATCTTATACTTTAAAGAATTAAATAGATGTAAATTTAATCATGAACACCATATTTGATTAGACAAAAAATATCGGTCACATTAACTTTTAATTGGATCTAGCttcgaaacaattttgttcTCTTGGATTCAATTCACAAAACAATACACGCAATCGTGACATGAACCCGAATTGTCTAATATCTAACACCTAATATATATAACCTTGTTATACAAATCAATGCATATACTAGCTAGATATCCCTAGACTACATTGTATCATACTATCATGAGCATACAAAAGGACATATACGATCATGCATGTGCAGACGAGTTTATTAATCAAATATTTGTTCGACTAATTTTCGTATGAAATCTACGAATAGATCATAAAAATTTTccacaattttaattttattttcaacgaCAAACTATAAAGGTTTTAAATAGTTgatattaaatctaaaaaattataattatttcgTTTTTATGAGAAAGTTGATGTTGATATATAATTAGGCTTTTCGGAGTAAGAcgtttttttttaccttttttccTACAAGAAGCCCTATAAAGCCTCAAGAAGCCATGCACATTGCCCAAGGGgctttattgattaaaaaaaaaacctccagACACGGATTCCAAGACGCTTTAAAAAAAAGAGACGTTGTGCGACAGTGCAGATTCCAAATGACTGtctaagttttttaattttttttttctttcactttaaCCCCTCgtatttcctatatatatatatatatatatatatacacacatttaaTATTTCTCAACCATTTTTTCACAActatttatctatctatctatctttcttacaaatttttatacaatttacacACAATTATTCACCTTACCTTTCATCAATGGCTATCCAATATGTTTTCTATGTAACTTGATATGGTCTTTTTACAACATTGTAGCCACttatgaatatatttttcttctcCCAAAGTAGTCTTAAGTAGCTTTACAacttttcttgttaatttattttggcATTTCGGATATATGCTCTAAAGTTTTGCACTAAATTATATAACATCTCCAATCTAAAATTTTGATGATTCTTTTTTGCAAACATAAAAACTCAAGGGTAAAGAattgtaaaaaacaaaattttattaaacaacatataaaaaaatacaagtttggCCTACAAGAAGGGCTTTCTTTGTGAAGCCTTGTTCCAAAATAAAATGAGAGGAAGCCTTTTGATGAGTGGATTGTCACTTGTCAAAAGATGCCTCTTCATAAAGCCTTGCTCCTATTAGTGAgatcaacaaacaactaaacTTATAGTTGAGAATTTTACCTCTGTCATCAACAAGTTGTACAAATCCAAAAATCTGCTTGTTCTTGTAATACCGTGATTGGCGATCTTCAATCTAAGCCTCATATGAGGTGTCAGACAACTCCATGtatttgaagaaaaataaaattaccaaATAAACTCGAATATGTCTTCCACGTATTCGTTCATAATATGAAAATTAGtcatcaaaattaaataaaagtatataaaacaaGTTTGAAgtttctaaaaaaatttaatttagtcttctatcaagaaaagaaaatcaataaacttatcaaatatattatatattttatttagatCTACAAAAATTTTCTTCCTTTAGTTTTGTTATACGACGGTGATGTAATCAATAAATAGATTTTTATGCCttcaattttaaaagaaaaatataaaaaaaattaagcaaTTCATgccggaaaaaaaaaacgataaaTATGTGTAACGATAAACAATAATTTATGATCACTTCTTAAAtttcgttcaaaaaaaattcatacTCTCTGCCTTTTGTATTTGCTAACCAAAACACCCATATTGAAGAAAACAAAGTCCGTGTTTACGAAGCAAAAGaagaaagcaaaagaagaaagcaaaaaattatctttgtttttatggaaaaaaaaatttatttagggTTAGAGGTATTGTGAAACTGTAAAACAAAGAACAATAAAGGAGATAAGAATATAGAGTGAATAGAGTTCAATATCATTAATCTCGTCAAtacatttgtttatatatatataagatgaagGCTTTTCCAAGAAATAAATCTATCTAAcataatacaaatatattgttACCATATATGAACattcatataatatttattcataataggtatatatataccatACTTGATTGAATTGGATCACAACTCTCAAGTTGAGTCAAATCACCTCATACCCCCTCATACATGCATATTACACAGTTATGAGTTTGACTCTTTGAATTGACATCGTGTAAAGTTCTCTATTGATGTATAGTTCTAAGGTAACCAATCCcgatacatttttaaaaaatttaaaagtttttacatATCTGATATTAGAGTTCTCGGTCCTTGGATGAAATTTTAAATGAACAAACAAATATAGCTTGAGAGTTACACCTCCCGAATACAAACAACATATACTTTTAGatcaattatatatgttatggatacaatcatttaaaaaagtaaaacatgATCCATGCCAGGATAGGAATTGGtccatattttaataataattaaccaATTTGGCATATCTagcctaaatactttgaatgtAAAAATAACAACTAGTGTTGTCTTTTATCATGTGTATGTTAACAGTATGTACATGAAAAACCCTTATTTTATTTGTGAAAATCGTCTATACAAGATTTTCTAGTCTTTACATAAACCTTATTTTATTTGGTTTGACATGTTGACCCCAAAACAGAGACTAAAGAAAAGACTCTTCAAGCATAAGACAAAGTCGTTGCTTATAAAGTAAATGCATGTATTTGTGATAAACTAAGATAGtcattttatatacatttagaAACTAGTCGTTCGATGTGATTTTTTTTGTCGGATTTGATGTACTTGTATAGCTGGAACCCGTTTATTTAATTAGGTTTTATACatgttttaatttgaaaattaaaagtaacGTGCCATGTGGGTCAATTAATATGCACTTAGTATATGCTATAGCCATTTGGGGTCTTGGTCTAATAGTAAagatatctttcttttgaagGTTTATTTTAAAGGATGAGAGTTCAAATCTTACGAAATACATTTGAAGATGAGATATTTgtgacattatatttatttaaagatatgGAAGAGTAGACCTTATAGAACCTTACCTTGATTTGAACTcaagttttcaattttaaagGTATTGTCAGTTTTCAATTTTAAAGGTATTGTCaattttaagtcattaaaaaaatatgtattttgtaTGCAATTAagtgatatttaaattaaaatttaaacagGCCAGCAAAACAGGATTGAGCCAATTACAGTATAAATGACACATTCCTTAATTGACTAACAAATACTAACaagtttttctattttaatattaaacacAACGTATCACATATATTGTGTGAGAAAATACACTATACTTAATtaagttaatctaaatgatatAAGGCAATTTTTTCGAATATTAACTAAACAAGTTTCTTTGATCTCTCTCAATACGATATGTGGATCGTTTTTGGAGTCCGACAAGTTGCATTTTCCACACATTCCTTGAAAATTTATCCTTGTTTTCATCTCGACGTCGAAGGTGGCTTGAATCATATCCGAAAGATTGAATCAAGATCAATTCATTGTCATACGCTCTTCGTGAATCTGGATCCGAAAGAACTTGATAGGCTTCCTGTATCTCCACAAACTGCTTAGTGCATTCCTCTCTGATGGAGGGTGGACAAACATCAGGGTGGAGTTGCAATGCTTTAGCACGGTACGCCTTCTTGAGATCTTCGGAAGTAATGTCTTGGgattctaatgaaagaagttgATAAAAATTCTTTCTTTGTATTATGGGCGACTCTTTGATCCTGCATGATATAATTTTGTTGTTCTTGATGTGGTAATTCATGTTTCCATCTTTATAATTAAACATACCCTTTTTATGTGACACAATGTTCATCTTTAAAGAGGCCATGCGTGTAATTTGCACTTGAGTTTGCGTTTATTGGATTGAGAAAAagagagttatatatatatatctatgatgGTCAAGTGTGTGAAGAACAGAATGAATTATGGGATAGAAGAGGTCATGACTCTTctgtatatataatcaaattttggATGACAGATGTGACTATGCGACAATATGACTAACGAGTTAGAATTTGTTTTTTACACCATTGCCTAAATTTGAACTTGGTCTTTTCACTACAACAACGTCTtcatattttaacaatttttaaagcatatataaacacttttaaatatgaagaATCATAAAGTTCGCATTTGATTGATATGCGAGGAAAATAGGTGttacaaaattagaaaaaagagTTCACAATTTAAAATGTGATTAACTTGAAATAATcctcacacttttaaatgtgaagaTTTTAAAGTAATtcctcacacttttaagtgtgataATTTTGTTTCATTCCTCACACCTTAAAAT includes the following:
- the LOC122591965 gene encoding patellin-6-like — protein: MEDAKDLVMNISEKKAVEELKDMLGCRFKNDEEEPVSLWGNPANCQPITSSRCNPLQQFPEFKQLENVTTYIHGFDRQGHPVYYNDYTPLNTYQHLSRKLLETDKKIDKFNKWRLQVLERGIRMHPGRINSVVAAYDYSTIPTEELMDADYDLYKILINNYYPGMVSYTIAINEPWYIKPEYIPIQYGGLMDGGEQVSEITAKGGEKSNKGVEAQQTTASGMWNILQRLSWKTSLKSKVA
- the LOC122591975 gene encoding chaperone protein dnaJ 20, chloroplastic-like; amino-acid sequence: MASLKMNIVSHKKGMFNYKDGNMNYHIKNNKIISCRIKESPIIQRKNFYQLLSLESQDITSEDLKKAYRAKALQLHPDVCPPSIREECTKQFVEIQEAYQVLSDPDSRRAYDNELILIQSFGYDSSHLRRRDENKDKFSRNVWKMQLVGLQKRSTYRIERDQRNLFS